Below is a genomic region from Salvelinus fontinalis isolate EN_2023a unplaced genomic scaffold, ASM2944872v1 scaffold_1501, whole genome shotgun sequence.
tgagagacagtgagagtgtgtgtgagtgtgtgtgtgtgtgtgtgtgtgtgtgtgtgagagaatgagagtgagtgtgtgtgtgtgtgtgagagacagtgagagtgtgtgtgagagtgagagtgtgtgtttgtgtgtgtgtgagagagagagtgagtgagtgagtgagtgagtgagtgagtgagtgagtgagagtgagagtgagtgagtgagtgagagtgagtgagagtgagtgagtgtgagagtgagagagagtgagagtgagtgagagagtgagtgagcgagtgagtgtgtgagagagagtgagagtgtgtgtgtgtgtgagagagagtgagagtgtgtgtgtgtgtgagagaatgagagacagtgagagtgtgtgtgagtgtgtgtgtgtgagagacagtgagagtgtgtgtgagagacagtgagagtgtgtgtgagagtgagtgagtgagtgagtgagtgagtgagtgagtgagtgagtgagtgagtgagtgagtgagtgagtgagagagagagagagagagagagagagagtgtgagtgagtgtgtgtgtgtgtgtgtcccaccttACGTCCACTCTCTCTAAACCTAAATTCCAACATTTGCATTTAGCAAATGTCAGCGGTTCAAGataatatttttgttgttgagaaaGTTGCGACagtcatactgagagagagaacgagggagaggaacagagagaggggagagaacgagggagaggaacagagagaggagagagaacgagggagaggaacagagagaggagagagaacgcgggagaggaacagagagaggagagagaacgagggagaggaacagagagaggagagagaacgcgggagaggaacagagagaggagagagaacgagggagaggcacagagagaggagagagaacgagggagaggaacagagagaggagagagaacgagggagaggaacagagagaggagagagaacgagggagaggaacagagagaggagagagaacgagggagaggaacagagagaggagagaggacgagggagaggaacagagagaggagagagaacgagggagaggaacagagagaggagagagaacgagggagaggaacagagagaggagagaggacgaggGAGTGAGAAAGGAAAAGACAAAGGGTAGATAGATAGCGATGTGATGACGTGTTCACACTGGGGGAGTTGTAGTGTGTAGTTATGGAACAGCCATATCTAATGTCCTTCAGCTGAACACTGTGCTTCCAATCATATCTTCAACTCAGAAAGAACAGACTCCACAGgctagagaacacacacacacacacacacacacacacacacacacacacacacacacacacacacacacacacacacacacacacacacacacacacacacacacacacacacacagaagtaaaACAAGCAGCACCTTAGATAaacctaggagagagagagagagacaaggaggagagagaggagagaggtagagagaaaaggagaggagtagaggagagcaggagagagagagggaagaagagacagaggtagagagagagagagaggagaggaggagagaggggagagaggtagagagagaaggaggggagaggaggagagagagagagaaggagatgaggtgagaggtagagagaggaggagaggagagcaggagtgagagagaaggagaggagagcaggagagagagagaaggagaggagagaagagagtgagaaagaaggagaggagaagagagcgagagaaggagaggagagcaggagagagagagaaggagaggagagcaggagagagagaaagaaggagaggagaagagatagagagaaggagaggagagcaggagagagaaggagaggagagagagaaggagaggagaagagagagagagcaggagaggagaaaagagagcaggagaggagaagagagagagcaggagaggagaagagagagagcaggagaggagagagagatagaaggagagagagaaggagaggaggagagagggaaggaggagagagagaaggagagagagaggagaggaggagagagggaaaggagtagAGGGTTACTGAGGGGTTAGATTACTACACACAAAGGGAAGGAGAAATAGAACaagtgtgagggagagaaagagagggagagaaagagggagagaaagagagggagagagggagagagagaaagagggagagaaagagggagagggagagaatgagattgAGAGAAACTCATATGTAGAGATAATCACCACACCAACAGAACCTATGATCTCATTCTGGCCCATGAAATTCAATACCATAGACATTATATTTACTAGGAATGTCTGCAAAAGAATTctataggctgtgtgtgtgtctgtacagtgtgtgtacagagtgtgtgtgtgtctatacagtgtgtgtgtatacacagcgtgtgtgtctgtacagagtgtgtacagagtgtgtgtgtgtgtgtgtgtctgtacaatgtgtgtgtgtgtgtgtgtgtgtgtgtgtgtgtgtgtgtgtgtgtgtgtgtctgtacagagtgtgtttgtgtgtgtgtgtgtctacaagtGGCCCAGCCAGGCACAATCCAGGTCAGTTGTATGCAGTCCTGTCTCCTAGACGACAGGACTGCACTAAATCACAGAGCTTTACTTTCCTCTCACTGAGTTAGAGCTGAATCACAGAGCTTTACATTCCTCCCACTGAGTTAGAGCTGAATCACAGAGCTTTACTTTCCTCCCACTGAGTTAGAGCTGAATCACAGAGCTTTACTTCCACTCAAGTatttagggttgcaaaattcagcCAACTTTCAGAAAATTCCTGGTTGGAAGATTCTTATTCTCTCCTGATTCCGGGAATCTTCCAACTGGGATctttggaaaacctgggaattttgcgCGATACCAGCCCATCCTAAAGCCAGGAGtcatctctctctcagtcacacacacaaatgtaggTAAAACAATTCTGGAATTTTACACAAGCGGTCCTCCTGCttccttgggtgtgtgtgtgtgtgtgtgtgtgtgtgtgtgtgtgtgtgtgtgtgtgtgtgtgtgtgtgtgtgtgtatgtgtgtgtgtgtgtgtaaactgcaGGCTCCCGGtacgcatcctgtttccatcggACCTGGCCACTGCCTGGCACGCGactcccacatacacacacatcctgagtgtgtgttacctgggtgCTGAGTTGGTCCTGGCTGATGTTGTTGATCCAGCGTGTGTAGCGCTCAGTAGATCCCTCTGGATCCCTGCGGACCTGACAGCCAATCAACTGAGAGAAACACAGACATATCTCTTAGTGATCTACTAGATACATGTGAtcaacacagacactcacacacaaacacaccagacagatagagaggaatgatctaccagacagacagaggaatgatctaccagacagacagaggaatgatctaccagacagatagagaggaatGATCtaccagacagatagagaggaatGATCtaccagacagatagagaggaatGATCtaccagacagatagagaggaatgatctaccagacagagagagaggaatgatctaccagacagatagagaggaatGATCtaccagacagatagagaggaatgatctaccagacagagagagaggaatgatctaccagacagagagagaggaatgatctaccagacagatagagaggaatGATCTACCAGTGGAGATGTAAAACAACCCTAAAGTCAACCCATATTATCATTCCACATAGCTGAACCaatccctctcccttcctctctacaCCCTGTCTGCTGCACACCCACACAGTTCAAAGGGCAAATAAGCAGAGAAAACCACATGACCTTACTTCCCTTTTCCCCAttcactctctgtgtctctctctctattatctctcggtccctctctctctagccatgCCAACCCCCCCCACCTACTACACATGACCCCCTAACCTTTGACCTGTAACCCCACAGCTCACACTGAGACACACCTTAATATACACCCACACCACTCTATCAGAAACACTACCCCACTACACAGGACAGAAGGAATTTGGGGAACTCCAGACATGCAGAATGTTAAGGTTTTCCTGTCTGTTATGATCATTTAGAGTAGacagggagagcaggagagagggagggaggagatggaggagaagaagagagggagggaggagatggaggagaagaagagagggagggaggagaggtagagagggagagagggagggaggagatggagagagagagggaggagatggagagagagagggaggagatggagagagagagggagggaggaaatggagagagggagggaggagatggagagagggagggaggagatggagagagggagggaggagatggagagagggagggaggagatggagagagggagggaggagatggagagagggagggaggagatggagagagggagggaggagatggagagagggagggataactCATCAGACTAGAGCTGTACTCTCTCCCTGGGCTCTAGATAGACAGAGTGGTACTTACAGAGGTAGAGTTGAAGAGGCAGGCCTCGTATTGGAGATGTATTCGCTGAGGCATCATCACATCATCCTGGAACACAAACAGTTACAGTTAgcatgctctctctctgtcacacagttACAGTtagcatgctctctctctcacacacagttacAGTcagcatgctctctctctcacacacagttacAGTCAGcatgctctctctcacacacacagttacagtcagcatgctctctctcacacacagttacAGTTAGcatgctctctctcacacacagttacAGTTAGcatgctctctctcacacacacacaaggttagctagctctctcacacacacacaaggttagctagctctctcacacacacacaaggttagctagctctctcacacacacacacaaggttagctagctctctcacacacacaaggttagctagctctctcacacacacaaggttagctagctctctcacacacacaaggttagctagctctctcacacacacaaggttagctagctctcacacacacaaggttagctagctctcacacacaaggttagctagctctcacacacaaggttagctagctgtctcacacacaaggttagctagctgtctcacacacaaggttagctagctgtctcacacacaaggttagctagctgtctcacacacaaggttagctagctgtctcacacacaaggttagctagctctctcacacacacaaggttagctagctctctcacacacaaggttagctagctctctcacacacaaggttagctagctctctcacacacaaggttagctagctctctcacacacaaggttagctagctctctcacacacaaggttagctagctctctcacacacaaggttagctagctctctcacacacaaggttagctctctctctcacacacaaggttagctagctctctcacacacaaggttagctagctctctcacacacaaggttagctctctctctcacacacaaggtTAGCTCTCTCACAAACATTTCAAGGCGTGTTGATGGGTTTAACAGTGTGTTTGTTATGACTAGAGCACTCCGGGAGGTCACGACCTTCAGAGAGGATCTAAACAGACATGTTCAGAATCAACACTTACACACATATCAGACATAACACACACATCAGACATAACACA
It encodes:
- the LOC129849495 gene encoding UDP-GlcNAc:betaGal beta-1,3-N-acetylglucosaminyltransferase-like protein 1 encodes the protein MPVHNASCWLDDCLQGILNQDYTGSMELSVYDDASTDGSRAIVEGWRERLERRGVSMVISGHDSAQPRGVGHAKNQAVSQSSGTYLCFQDADDVMMPQRIHLQYEACLFNSTSLIGCQVRRDPEGSTERYTRWINNISQDQLSTQVTHTQDVCVCGSRVPGSGQVRWKQDAYREPAVYTHTHTYTHTHTHTHTHTHTHTHTHTHTPKEAGGPLV